The following coding sequences lie in one Actinomycetota bacterium genomic window:
- a CDS encoding DUF190 domain-containing protein, giving the protein MENVTDGKLLRIFVGEDDEHDGRPLYQAIVELLRREGLAGATVVRGIMGFGRSSIVHTAKV; this is encoded by the coding sequence TGGAGAACGTCACCGACGGCAAGCTGCTGCGGATCTTCGTCGGCGAGGACGACGAACACGACGGACGTCCCCTCTACCAGGCCATCGTCGAACTGCTCCGACGCGAGGGACTGGCCGGCGCGACCGTCGTCCGCGGCATCATGGGGTTCGGCCGTTCCAGCATCGTGCACACCGCCAAGGTC